The following are from one region of the Halarcobacter sp. genome:
- a CDS encoding PAS domain-containing protein, protein MAAGQETVLDEYAFLVSETDEKGIIRFANDDFCKIAEYSLEELIGEPHSKVRDPEMPKKAFKSLWDTVQKGKIWTGYVKNATKSGGYYWVYATVYPFESCDGSKGYLSCRRKPSREEIDTIKEVYKQWNLEEGK, encoded by the coding sequence ATGGCAGCAGGACAAGAGACAGTTTTAGATGAATATGCATTCTTAGTTAGTGAAACAGATGAAAAGGGTATAATAAGATTTGCCAATGATGATTTTTGTAAAATAGCAGAATATAGCCTAGAAGAGTTAATAGGTGAGCCACATAGTAAAGTAAGAGATCCTGAAATGCCTAAAAAAGCTTTTAAGTCATTGTGGGATACAGTACAAAAAGGTAAAATCTGGACAGGCTATGTAAAAAATGCTACCAAATCAGGAGGATATTATTGGGTATATGCTACAGTATATCCATTCGAAAGTTGTGATGGTTCTAAAGGTTATCTATCTTGTAGAAGAAAACCTTCTAGAGAAGAAATTGACACTATTAAAGAAGTTTACAAACAATGGAATTTAGAAGAGGGGAAATAG
- a CDS encoding (2Fe-2S) ferredoxin domain-containing protein, with amino-acid sequence MEMPAIPQPTFYIFKCEQSAPPGMPKPSCVTEQSRDLFNHLAQSMMQKGLMGPVQAIRTSCLGRCQMGPVMLVEPGHHMYCQLSKEKIDKIVEEHIIGGAPVQEYLIPEQFWGEPVSLS; translated from the coding sequence ATGGAAATGCCAGCAATTCCTCAACCAACATTTTATATCTTCAAATGTGAACAAAGTGCACCTCCAGGTATGCCAAAACCTTCATGTGTAACAGAACAAAGTAGAGATTTATTTAACCACTTAGCGCAATCAATGATGCAAAAAGGATTAATGGGACCAGTTCAAGCAATTAGAACATCATGTTTAGGTCGCTGTCAAATGGGGCCTGTTATGTTAGTAGAACCAGGTCATCATATGTATTGCCAATTATCTAAGGAAAAAATAGATAAAATAGTTGAAGAACACATTATAGGTGGAGCTCCTGTTCAAGAGTATTTAATACCTGAACAATTCTGGGGAGAACCTGTAAGTTTATCTTAA
- a CDS encoding polyprenyl synthetase family protein — protein MQKLLKTFEDYLLDNLPLSNTFHPYFEEALGQMLKAGGKRFRPMLLLCVVESKKPLLLNNSLPVALGLEMLHTYSLVHDDLPAMDNADLRRGFETIHKKYDEVTAILVGDALNTESFKQIVNAPLHNDIKIDLIKTLSTDGGIDGMIIGQAIDCFFENQKLELNQLEFLHIHKTAKLIAASLKMGAIISEYDLEIQEKLYNFGIDLGLLFQIQDDIIDETQSEEEAGKTTQNDSAKNSFVNLLGLEGAIKSADDLADKCIGELNSLDENLKNSLNELLLKYINRHKN, from the coding sequence ATGCAAAAACTTTTAAAAACATTTGAAGATTATCTTCTTGATAATCTTCCTCTTTCAAATACTTTTCATCCTTATTTTGAAGAAGCTTTAGGGCAGATGTTAAAAGCAGGTGGAAAAAGATTTAGACCTATGCTGTTGCTTTGTGTGGTAGAGTCTAAAAAACCATTATTATTAAACAATTCATTACCTGTGGCACTTGGATTAGAGATGTTACATACATACTCTTTAGTGCATGATGATTTACCAGCTATGGATAATGCAGATTTAAGAAGAGGTTTTGAAACTATTCATAAAAAGTATGATGAAGTTACAGCTATATTAGTAGGTGATGCACTAAATACTGAAAGCTTTAAGCAAATAGTAAATGCACCCTTACATAATGATATTAAAATTGATTTAATTAAAACATTAAGTACTGATGGTGGAATTGATGGAATGATTATAGGTCAAGCAATAGACTGTTTTTTTGAAAATCAAAAATTAGAACTAAATCAGTTAGAGTTTTTACATATACATAAAACTGCAAAATTGATTGCTGCTAGTTTAAAAATGGGTGCAATAATATCTGAATATGATTTAGAAATACAAGAAAAGCTATACAACTTTGGTATTGACTTAGGTTTATTATTCCAAATTCAAGATGATATTATAGATGAAACACAAAGTGAAGAGGAAGCAGGAAAAACTACACAAAATGATAGTGCTAAAAATTCATTTGTAAATCTTTTAGGTCTTGAAGGGGCAATTAAAAGTGCAGATGATTTAGCAGATAAGTGTATTGGTGAGTTAAATAGTCTTGATGAGAATTTAAAAAATTCATTAAATGAATTACTACTAAAATATATTAATAGACACAAAAATTAA
- a CDS encoding peptidylprolyl isomerase, with protein MKKIFFLLFGFMLLLEAANPIAVIKTNQGEMQIELRPDLAPKAVENFITHAKNGYYNGTVFHRVIKNFMIQGGDPTASGRGGESIWGKPFQDEFAPNITFNKPGILAMANAGPNTNGSQFFITTVPTPWLNGRHTIFGYLKDGMKTLKTIENVPTLGQSNGSKPLMEQKILNIEIK; from the coding sequence ATGAAAAAAATATTTTTTCTACTTTTTGGTTTCATGTTACTATTAGAAGCAGCGAATCCTATTGCAGTTATAAAAACAAATCAAGGTGAAATGCAAATTGAATTGAGACCTGATTTAGCTCCAAAAGCAGTTGAAAATTTTATTACACATGCAAAAAATGGTTATTATAATGGTACAGTTTTTCATAGAGTAATAAAAAACTTTATGATACAAGGTGGAGATCCTACTGCATCAGGTAGAGGTGGTGAATCAATTTGGGGTAAACCTTTTCAAGATGAATTTGCTCCAAATATTACTTTTAACAAACCTGGAATTTTAGCCATGGCTAATGCGGGACCAAATACAAATGGAAGTCAATTTTTTATTACTACTGTTCCTACACCTTGGTTAAATGGAAGACATACTATTTTTGGATACTTAAAAGATGGAATGAAAACTTTAAAAACTATTGAAAATGTACCAACACTTGGACAAAGTAATGGAAGTAAACCTTTAATGGAACAAAAGATTTTAAATATTGAAATCAAATAA
- a CDS encoding YbaB/EbfC family nucleoid-associated protein → MFDGIDLSKINLNEVMGQVQEMADKAKEENASKIFTSKAGGGMVELSINGNSEVIDLQIDDSLMDDKDSLQILLISAMNDVIKQSDENKKSMAMNMMGGFGSFGQN, encoded by the coding sequence ATGTTTGATGGTATTGATTTAAGTAAAATAAATTTAAATGAAGTGATGGGGCAGGTTCAAGAGATGGCTGATAAAGCCAAAGAAGAAAATGCCTCTAAAATTTTTACTTCAAAAGCAGGCGGAGGTATGGTAGAGCTTTCAATTAATGGAAACTCTGAAGTTATAGACCTTCAAATTGATGACTCTTTAATGGATGATAAAGATTCCCTTCAAATATTATTGATTTCAGCAATGAATGATGTAATAAAACAATCTGATGAAAATAAAAAATCTATGGCCATGAATATGATGGGTGGATTTGGTTCATTTGGTCAAAATTAA
- a CDS encoding chemotaxis protein CheW: protein METINDTHEEMINYANSSEFMTFELGKMKYAIELPKIREILTYPKNITILPNTTKWVKGLINLRGEVVPILDIRIKFKTGEVVYNESTAVIAVITDDKRMIGIVVDKVDDVQRIDTSTLAPVSDMGSAIPSKYLKGFVRLANNQMLVIMDIESVVSKDELKN, encoded by the coding sequence ATGGAAACGATTAACGATACTCATGAAGAGATGATAAATTATGCAAACTCAAGCGAGTTTATGACATTTGAACTTGGTAAAATGAAATATGCAATCGAGTTACCTAAAATTAGAGAAATTCTTACATATCCTAAGAATATAACAATATTACCCAACACAACAAAATGGGTAAAAGGGTTAATTAACCTAAGAGGTGAGGTTGTTCCAATTCTTGATATTAGAATAAAGTTTAAAACTGGTGAAGTTGTTTATAATGAAAGCACAGCTGTAATTGCAGTGATAACTGATGATAAAAGAATGATTGGTATTGTGGTTGATAAAGTTGATGATGTTCAAAGAATTGATACTTCAACATTAGCACCTGTTTCTGATATGGGGTCAGCAATTCCTTCTAAATATTTAAAAGGTTTTGTAAGATTAGCAAATAATCAAATGCTTGTAATAATGGATATTGAATCTGTTGTTAGTAAAGATGAATTAAAGAATTAA
- a CDS encoding methyl-accepting chemotaxis protein → MNSESIANKIRTKLIIAGIFIIAFAIAVSYYMISNMEKEIQLSTKAHFELLINERIKSKMNIGLTNAITLSKNTDIMAALEYKDRDTAKLSLEGISKAMKSGTSLKNVKIHIHDKDVKSFFRAWKPDKYGDDLSSFRETILEVKKTQKPLNAIEVGRAGLVLRGLAPIFDIEDKYLGSIEYIQGFNSIVNDFKKDGEYLLVLMDEKYKRGNALSDQSKVGKYYISQKDVDKNFVNSFSKIDMNSLKQNGILKGSNYFYTAFPIKDLKGEQIGIYVLGEDIKKLETVISNSSQIVFVMLALMVVLILVFVFITMYLFKKIVTGGLNKFKSNFAYFLEFVSFKINTFHKPAVYTNDEIGQMLTMLNEAAETFDKKLKNDMRVIGEIVLTTDKVEQGIYKCRINSNSDNPMIMTLKTTINKMLDAMDLNMKELMKTLGHYSEGDFREKAYIAENLKADMLEVMNSINKLGDALSENAKSNLHNGETLEDNSTTMTSSMENLALKANEQAASLEETAAAVEEITSITRGNTQNATKMATLGKTVRDSVTTGEDLASKTASSMDEINEKVTAINEAINVIDQIAFQTNILSLNAAVEAATAGEAGKGFAVVAQEVRNLASRSAQAAKEIKELVEDANLKANEGKVISDSMIEGYKELNTHISETIHIIEDVSVASREQMTGIEQINDTITMLDRVTQENASEANQVKEIAKEVSAMANELVQDAKSKKFN, encoded by the coding sequence ATGAATTCAGAATCTATTGCAAATAAAATTCGAACTAAACTAATAATAGCAGGTATATTTATTATAGCTTTTGCCATTGCCGTTTCATATTACATGATTTCTAATATGGAAAAAGAGATACAATTAAGTACTAAAGCACATTTCGAACTTTTAATAAATGAAAGAATTAAATCAAAGATGAATATTGGTTTAACAAATGCAATTACACTTTCAAAAAATACAGATATTATGGCAGCACTCGAATATAAAGATAGAGATACAGCTAAGCTTTCATTAGAAGGTATTTCAAAGGCTATGAAATCAGGAACAAGTTTAAAGAATGTAAAAATTCATATTCATGATAAAGATGTTAAATCTTTTTTTAGAGCTTGGAAACCAGATAAGTATGGGGATGATTTAAGCTCTTTTAGGGAAACAATTTTAGAGGTTAAAAAAACACAAAAACCATTAAATGCAATTGAAGTAGGAAGAGCAGGTTTAGTTTTAAGAGGACTAGCTCCTATTTTTGATATTGAAGATAAATATTTAGGTTCAATTGAATATATACAAGGTTTTAACTCTATTGTAAATGATTTTAAAAAAGATGGTGAATATCTTTTAGTTTTAATGGATGAAAAATATAAAAGAGGTAATGCTTTATCTGATCAAAGTAAAGTTGGAAAATATTATATCTCACAAAAAGATGTTGATAAAAATTTTGTAAATAGTTTTTCAAAAATTGATATGAATAGTTTAAAACAAAACGGGATATTAAAAGGTAGTAATTATTTTTATACAGCTTTTCCTATTAAAGATTTAAAAGGGGAGCAAATTGGTATCTATGTTTTAGGTGAAGATATAAAAAAACTAGAAACAGTAATTAGTAATTCTTCACAAATAGTTTTTGTAATGCTTGCTTTAATGGTAGTTCTAATTTTAGTTTTTGTATTTATAACAATGTATTTATTTAAAAAGATTGTTACCGGTGGTTTAAATAAATTTAAATCAAATTTCGCATACTTTTTAGAATTTGTTTCTTTCAAAATCAATACATTTCATAAACCAGCTGTTTATACAAATGATGAAATAGGCCAAATGTTAACAATGTTAAATGAGGCAGCTGAAACTTTTGATAAAAAATTAAAAAATGATATGAGGGTTATTGGTGAAATCGTTTTAACAACTGATAAAGTTGAACAAGGTATCTATAAATGTAGAATTAATTCTAATTCTGATAATCCTATGATTATGACTTTAAAAACTACAATTAATAAAATGCTTGATGCTATGGATTTAAATATGAAAGAGCTTATGAAAACTTTAGGTCATTATTCTGAGGGTGATTTTAGAGAAAAAGCTTATATAGCTGAAAATTTAAAAGCTGATATGCTAGAAGTTATGAACTCAATTAATAAGTTAGGAGATGCTTTAAGTGAAAACGCGAAAAGCAACCTGCATAACGGAGAGACATTAGAAGATAACTCAACAACAATGACAAGCTCAATGGAAAACCTAGCATTAAAAGCAAATGAACAAGCAGCAAGCTTAGAAGAGACAGCAGCAGCAGTAGAAGAGATTACCTCTATAACAAGAGGGAACACACAAAATGCAACAAAAATGGCAACATTAGGGAAAACAGTAAGAGATTCAGTAACAACAGGTGAAGATTTGGCATCTAAAACAGCATCTTCAATGGATGAGATAAATGAAAAAGTAACAGCAATAAATGAAGCAATAAATGTAATTGATCAAATAGCATTCCAAACAAATATTCTTTCGTTAAATGCAGCAGTAGAAGCAGCAACAGCAGGAGAAGCAGGAAAAGGGTTTGCAGTAGTAGCACAAGAAGTAAGAAACCTAGCATCAAGATCTGCCCAAGCAGCAAAAGAGATAAAAGAATTAGTAGAAGATGCAAACCTAAAAGCAAATGAAGGTAAAGTAATTTCAGATAGTATGATAGAAGGATATAAAGAGTTAAATACACATATAAGTGAAACAATCCATATCATAGAAGATGTAAGTGTAGCATCAAGAGAACAGATGACAGGTATAGAACAAATAAATGATACAATAACAATGTTAGATAGAGTAACACAAGAGAATGCGAGTGAAGCTAATCAAGTAAAAGAGATAGCAAAAGAAGTATCAGCAATGGCAAATGAATTAGTACAAGATGCCAAAAGTAAAAAGTTTAACTAA
- the groL gene encoding chaperonin GroEL (60 kDa chaperone family; promotes refolding of misfolded polypeptides especially under stressful conditions; forms two stacked rings of heptamers to form a barrel-shaped 14mer; ends can be capped by GroES; misfolded proteins enter the barrel where they are refolded when GroES binds) produces the protein MAKEIRFSDSARNQLYTGVEKLADAVKVTMGPRGRNVLLQKSFGAPTITKDGVSVAREIELDDTLENMGAQLVKEVASKTADEAGDGTTTATVLAHSIYKEGLRNVTAGANPISLKRGMDKACEAILANLKESSKVVANKTEIEQVATISANSDKAIGSMIAEAMDKVGKDGVITVEEAKGISDELEVVEGMQFDRGYLSPYFVTNSEKMIAELENPYVLLYDKKISNLKEMLPILESVNQSGRPLLIIAEDVDGEALATLVVNRLRGSLNIAAVKAPGFGDRRKAMLEDIAVLTGGTVVSEEMGMKLDTCGIDVLGTASKIVIDKDNTTIVDGTGSNEAVTARVNQIKAEIENTTSDYDKEKLQERLAKLSGGVAVIKVGAATETEMKEKKDRVDDALSATRAAVEEGIVIGGGAALIRAAAKVSLDLDGDESIGADIVLRAIKAPMKQIAINAGFDAGVVVNEVEKSDNDNFGFNAATGEYVDMFEAGIVDPAKVERVAMQNAVSVASLLLTTEATVTDIKEDKPAGPSMPDMGGMGGMPGMM, from the coding sequence ATGGCAAAAGAGATTAGATTTAGTGATAGTGCAAGAAATCAATTATATACTGGTGTAGAAAAATTAGCTGATGCAGTAAAAGTTACAATGGGACCTAGAGGAAGAAATGTTCTTTTACAAAAATCTTTTGGTGCTCCAACAATTACAAAAGATGGTGTATCTGTTGCAAGAGAGATTGAACTTGATGATACTTTAGAAAATATGGGAGCTCAACTTGTAAAAGAGGTTGCTTCAAAAACTGCTGATGAAGCAGGTGATGGTACTACTACTGCAACTGTATTAGCTCACTCTATTTATAAAGAGGGTCTAAGAAACGTAACAGCTGGTGCTAATCCTATTTCATTAAAAAGAGGTATGGATAAAGCTTGTGAAGCTATTTTAGCAAATCTAAAAGAGTCTTCAAAAGTTGTTGCAAATAAAACTGAAATTGAGCAAGTAGCAACTATCTCAGCAAACTCTGATAAAGCAATTGGTTCAATGATTGCTGAAGCTATGGATAAAGTTGGAAAAGATGGTGTAATTACTGTTGAAGAAGCTAAAGGTATTTCTGATGAATTAGAAGTTGTTGAGGGGATGCAGTTTGATAGAGGTTACCTATCTCCATATTTCGTAACAAATTCTGAAAAAATGATTGCTGAATTAGAAAACCCATATGTATTATTATATGACAAAAAAATCTCTAACTTAAAAGAGATGTTACCAATCTTAGAATCAGTAAATCAATCTGGAAGACCTTTATTAATCATTGCAGAAGATGTTGATGGTGAAGCATTAGCAACATTAGTTGTAAATAGATTAAGAGGTTCTTTAAATATTGCAGCTGTAAAAGCCCCAGGTTTTGGAGATAGAAGAAAAGCTATGTTAGAAGATATTGCAGTATTAACTGGTGGAACTGTTGTATCTGAAGAGATGGGAATGAAACTAGATACTTGTGGTATTGATGTTTTAGGAACAGCTTCTAAAATCGTAATTGATAAAGATAATACAACTATCGTAGATGGTACAGGTTCAAATGAAGCAGTTACTGCAAGAGTAAACCAAATCAAAGCAGAAATTGAAAATACAACTTCTGATTATGATAAAGAAAAATTACAAGAAAGACTTGCAAAATTAAGTGGTGGTGTAGCAGTTATTAAAGTTGGTGCTGCAACTGAAACTGAAATGAAAGAGAAAAAAGACAGAGTTGATGATGCTTTAAGTGCAACTAGAGCTGCTGTTGAAGAGGGTATTGTTATTGGTGGTGGAGCTGCATTAATCAGAGCTGCTGCTAAAGTATCTTTAGACTTAGATGGTGATGAATCAATTGGTGCAGATATTGTACTAAGAGCTATTAAAGCACCAATGAAACAAATTGCAATTAATGCAGGTTTTGATGCAGGTGTAGTTGTAAACGAAGTAGAAAAATCTGATAATGATAATTTTGGATTCAATGCTGCAACTGGTGAATATGTAGATATGTTCGAAGCTGGTATTGTAGACCCTGCAAAAGTTGAAAGAGTAGCTATGCAAAATGCTGTATCAGTTGCATCTTTACTTTTAACAACTGAAGCAACAGTAACAGACATCAAAGAAGATAAACCAGCAGGTCCATCTATGCCAGATATGGGTGGAATGGGCGGAATGCCTGGTATGATGTAA
- a CDS encoding response regulator — translation MSGTIDKKLLKRLKLLYVEDDDTVRADLSSLLSNFFDTVYTAKDGQEGLSLYKQKQNEIDVIVADINMPGLTGIQMLAKIREFDKDVPTIFATAYSDNEFLVDAIKLKVSEYIIKPIDIRNLMTSLNEIAKNTYHDFLINQQNKELKKYKDIIYNNNIVIRTNKHMKISFVNDLFCKITGFDKKELLGEELTVLKHKDVDSEIYKKIYNCVLDNRQWNGELKNLTKDGSFYYADTSVISTLDDSGDITGCLIIQKDETSKAIKRREIQTSLIKDKSEIFQKSKKSSVELYQVINNLNDELESLKEGLQKEKQEKNSYINTLERYSSENKKLLNEINTYRKVSETSHDATRKLIKMSKESADLKVEIKRLETKLEMIEDEHQKDLKQQKVYYEVKLDDMDKLLTSAKEKLDAVENVEAVSQKLAYWQEKAKSEAKKNEKIEKEIISYGDKKLMAKLFGGK, via the coding sequence ATGTCTGGGACAATTGATAAAAAATTATTAAAAAGACTTAAACTACTTTATGTTGAAGATGATGATACTGTTAGAGCAGATTTGTCATCTTTGCTTTCAAACTTTTTCGACACTGTATATACGGCAAAAGATGGTCAAGAAGGTTTATCTTTATATAAACAAAAACAAAATGAAATTGATGTAATTGTTGCTGATATAAATATGCCAGGATTAACTGGAATACAAATGTTAGCAAAAATAAGAGAGTTTGATAAAGATGTTCCAACAATATTTGCAACAGCATATTCTGATAATGAATTTTTAGTTGATGCAATAAAATTAAAAGTTTCAGAATATATTATAAAACCAATTGATATAAGAAATTTAATGACTTCATTAAATGAGATTGCAAAAAATACTTACCATGATTTTCTTATAAACCAACAAAATAAAGAATTAAAAAAATATAAAGATATTATTTATAACAACAATATTGTTATAAGAACTAATAAACATATGAAAATATCTTTTGTAAATGACCTTTTTTGTAAAATTACTGGATTTGACAAAAAAGAGTTATTAGGTGAAGAATTAACTGTTTTAAAACATAAAGATGTGGATTCTGAAATTTATAAAAAAATTTATAATTGTGTTTTAGATAACAGACAATGGAATGGTGAATTAAAAAATCTAACAAAAGATGGAAGTTTTTATTATGCTGATACATCAGTTATCTCTACTTTAGATGATTCAGGAGATATTACTGGATGTTTAATAATACAAAAAGATGAAACCTCAAAAGCTATTAAAAGGCGAGAAATCCAAACCTCTTTAATAAAAGACAAAAGTGAAATTTTTCAAAAAAGTAAAAAAAGTTCAGTAGAGCTTTATCAAGTAATAAATAATTTGAATGATGAATTAGAGTCATTAAAAGAGGGCTTACAAAAAGAGAAACAAGAGAAAAATTCTTATATAAATACACTTGAAAGATATAGTTCCGAAAATAAAAAACTTTTAAACGAAATAAATACATATAGAAAAGTTAGTGAAACTTCACATGATGCAACTAGAAAACTAATTAAAATGTCAAAAGAGAGTGCAGACTTAAAAGTTGAAATAAAAAGACTAGAAACAAAACTAGAGATGATTGAAGATGAACATCAAAAAGATTTGAAACAGCAAAAAGTTTATTATGAAGTAAAATTAGATGATATGGACAAACTTTTAACTAGTGCAAAAGAAAAGTTAGATGCAGTTGAAAATGTTGAAGCAGTTTCTCAAAAATTAGCTTATTGGCAAGAAAAAGCAAAAAGTGAAGCAAAGAAAAATGAAAAAATTGAAAAAGAGATCATAAGTTATGGGGATAAAAAACTAATGGCTAAACTTTTTGGAGGGAAATAA
- a CDS encoding response regulator, whose product MQEKIEKLKRLKLLFVEDETDLVEIITDTLQKLNANFLSAKNGQEALDIIEANDDIDIIVTDINMPVMNGLVMIKELRDRGNSIPIIIMSAHTETDYINKAKELGVDNYLLKPFDFIKFIDLITEMEIK is encoded by the coding sequence ATGCAAGAAAAAATAGAAAAATTAAAGCGGCTAAAACTACTATTTGTAGAAGATGAGACGGATCTTGTCGAAATTATTACTGATACATTACAAAAGTTGAATGCAAACTTTTTATCAGCAAAAAATGGTCAAGAAGCACTTGATATTATTGAAGCCAATGATGACATAGATATTATTGTAACAGATATAAATATGCCTGTTATGAATGGTCTAGTTATGATTAAAGAATTACGAGATAGAGGGAACTCTATCCCTATTATTATTATGTCTGCACATACTGAAACAGACTATATTAATAAAGCAAAAGAGTTAGGTGTAGATAACTATTTACTAAAGCCTTTTGATTTTATTAAATTTATTGATTTGATAACTGAGATGGAAATAAAATAA
- the groES gene encoding co-chaperone GroES, whose translation MSFKPLGKRVLVQRTEVEEKTASGIILVDSAKEKPNTAVVKAVGSEVTELKEGDTIVFEQYRGTEFTLNGEDYLILDIENIIGVM comes from the coding sequence ATGAGTTTTAAACCATTAGGTAAAAGAGTTCTTGTTCAAAGAACAGAAGTAGAAGAAAAAACAGCAAGTGGAATTATACTTGTAGATTCAGCAAAAGAAAAGCCTAACACTGCGGTTGTAAAAGCTGTTGGTTCTGAAGTAACAGAACTAAAAGAGGGAGATACAATTGTATTCGAACAATATAGAGGTACGGAGTTCACTTTAAATGGTGAAGACTATTTAATATTAGATATTGAAAATATTATAGGAGTAATGTAA
- the panD gene encoding aspartate 1-decarboxylase, translating to MTFDMLYSKIHRATVTDANLNYVGSITIDEDLMKASKLRVGQKVEIVNINNGERFATYVIKGKAGSKDMCLNGAAARKVEIGDKIIVISYASYSEEELETYKPTVVIVDDENNIDSITNELVGSDHV from the coding sequence ATGACATTTGATATGCTTTATAGTAAGATTCATAGAGCAACTGTAACAGATGCAAACTTGAACTATGTTGGTTCAATCACAATTGATGAAGATTTGATGAAAGCTTCAAAATTGAGAGTTGGACAAAAAGTTGAAATTGTTAATATTAACAATGGAGAAAGATTTGCAACTTACGTAATAAAAGGGAAAGCGGGCAGCAAAGACATGTGTTTAAACGGCGCAGCTGCAAGAAAAGTAGAGATAGGTGATAAGATTATTGTAATTTCATATGCTTCATATTCTGAAGAGGAATTAGAAACTTATAAACCAACAGTTGTAATCGTTGATGATGAAAACAATATTGATTCAATTACTAACGAACTTGTAGGAAGTGATCATGTTTGA
- the blaOXA gene encoding class D beta-lactamase codes for MIKFFSLLFLCFTLLNGDDKSFEKIFKEFNINGTLVLTTLKSNELYVYNSKRADKRFCSASTFKIPHTLIALNENLITTKDDIIEWDGVKRGYELWNKNQTLQSAISVSCVWCYKQFAQKISKEKYIDYLLKFNYGNKTLGEDKSSFWLNGDLKISAYEQIEFLKKLYNENLPISKNNISIVKDIITVDKNDKYELKAKSGWDGAVGWYVGYVKTNNKVYFFSLNADIKREELNLRKEIVYKALKSKNIL; via the coding sequence ATGATAAAATTTTTTAGTTTACTGTTTTTATGTTTTACTTTATTGAATGGTGATGATAAATCATTTGAAAAGATATTTAAAGAGTTTAATATTAATGGAACTTTAGTATTGACAACACTAAAAAGTAATGAGTTGTATGTGTATAACTCAAAAAGAGCTGATAAGAGATTTTGTTCAGCTTCAACTTTTAAAATACCTCATACTTTAATTGCATTAAATGAAAATCTGATTACAACAAAAGATGATATTATAGAATGGGATGGAGTAAAAAGAGGATATGAACTTTGGAATAAAAATCAAACATTACAATCAGCGATTTCAGTGAGTTGTGTTTGGTGTTATAAACAATTTGCACAAAAAATATCAAAAGAAAAATATATTGATTATCTTTTAAAATTTAACTATGGAAATAAAACATTAGGAGAAGATAAATCATCTTTTTGGTTAAATGGTGATTTGAAAATATCTGCATATGAGCAGATAGAATTTTTAAAAAAACTTTATAATGAAAATCTCCCAATTTCTAAAAACAACATTAGTATAGTTAAAGATATTATAACAGTAGATAAAAATGATAAATATGAATTAAAAGCAAAAAGTGGATGGGATGGAGCTGTCGGTTGGTATGTAGGTTATGTAAAAACAAATAATAAGGTATATTTCTTTTCTTTAAATGCTGATATAAAAAGAGAAGAATTAAACCTTAGAAAAGAGATAGTTTATAAAGCATTAAAATCCAAAAATATTTTATAA